A portion of the Anaeromicrobium sediminis genome contains these proteins:
- a CDS encoding endo alpha-1,4 polygalactosaminidase — translation MKGSVYTTFIVIILALFLLTGTDDEVLALSYDYGVFIGSSPREIRKLSKYEEVVIDGFYFTKENIDYLHKKGVKVYSYINIGSLEEFRPYYNNFKNITLDDYENWHDEKWIDVSNEQWQNYLVNTLAKDLSDKGIDGFFIDNVDVYSIYKNSETFDGVYTILNTLNTSYNKPIIINGGYEFINKAFSENINVDNFLYGMNQEEVYTSIDDYKYNIFSKKSNTDINYTIEYLSSLKDHGFNIYVIEYSKNRRLNRKITNIYRDLNFKAYVSRSIDL, via the coding sequence ATGAAGGGAAGTGTCTATACGACATTTATAGTAATAATTTTAGCTTTATTTTTATTAACAGGAACTGATGATGAAGTGTTGGCCCTCTCATATGATTATGGAGTTTTCATAGGATCATCTCCTAGAGAGATTCGAAAACTTTCCAAATACGAGGAAGTAGTAATTGATGGCTTCTATTTTACAAAGGAGAATATAGATTATTTACATAAAAAAGGTGTAAAGGTCTATAGTTATATAAATATAGGTTCCTTAGAAGAATTTAGACCCTACTATAACAATTTCAAAAATATAACATTGGATGATTATGAAAATTGGCATGATGAAAAGTGGATAGATGTTTCCAATGAACAATGGCAAAATTATCTAGTTAACACTTTAGCTAAAGACCTTTCAGACAAGGGTATTGATGGTTTTTTCATAGATAATGTGGATGTTTATTCCATATATAAGAATAGTGAAACCTTTGATGGTGTTTACACCATACTAAATACTTTAAATACTTCCTATAATAAACCCATAATCATAAATGGTGGTTATGAATTTATTAATAAAGCCTTCTCTGAAAATATTAATGTGGATAATTTCTTGTATGGAATGAACCAGGAAGAAGTTTATACCAGTATAGATGATTACAAATATAATATATTTTCTAAGAAAAGTAATACAGATATTAATTATACAATAGAATACTTAAGTTCCCTTAAGGATCACGGGTTTAATATATATGTTATAGAATACTCTAAAAATAGAAGGTTAAATAGGAAAATTACTAATATATATAGGGATTTAAATTTCAAAGCTTATGTCTCTAGAAGTATAGATCTATAA
- a CDS encoding NAD-dependent epimerase/dehydratase family protein: MKVLITGGYGFIGSHVADRFYKEGHEVYIIDNLSTGKAENVEVKHKFYKLGIEDKKCEEIFKVNKFHVVINLAAQVDVNMSLKNPRLDAQVNIMGLVNMLELSAKYGVKKFIFASSAAVYGDNETLPLTEKSKISPISPYGISKLIGEYYCIKWNEIYGLNTIAFRFSNVYGPRQGVKGEAGVVSIFLKKLMKGDKLTVFGDGEQTRDYIYVEDVVDGIYKSTMVSNISGVYNLSTNTEKSLNDLLEVLKSLESIEEILYGEKRKGDILHSRLDNTRVKKDLNWRNIYSLEEGLSKTYEWYRQNCKLNHMDTSKEVKGKNKKKRFNRLMRILLPYAENILIFIILFYMCLKGIGTSPLNNDLYTFSSIIYIGLMGILYGKKQSSISIFLSIILYVFGYLRVGGDIIVLFYEPKHLIIIAIYVLIGTTTGYVLDKKNRVLDFKDLEIEALKEKYSFLYEIYGETRELKDEFEKQIINSKDSFGKIYSIVEQLKYLQKEKVYSGCVGVIESIMETDEVGVYTASHKGEFLRLKAKSRKNNLKISNSIDLGNLTEIKNMIEKKEIFINNNLNPNLPIMAAPIVKDNRVFGIIAIYKVKFEKLTLYYENLFKILTGLISDSLSMAYVHEQSIMSEKYIEDTFILKTNEFESVLETIKQKYEKFNMDYLLLKINTLEPYKKISGKLKPIIRADDYIGLGKDNKLYLLLTNAKVKDMDIISHKLKRKGIHVSLVQGGQYVE, encoded by the coding sequence ATGAAAGTCTTAATTACTGGTGGTTATGGATTTATTGGATCCCATGTGGCAGATAGATTTTATAAAGAGGGACATGAAGTATACATAATAGATAATCTTTCAACGGGAAAAGCTGAAAATGTAGAAGTTAAACATAAATTCTACAAATTAGGTATTGAAGATAAAAAGTGTGAAGAAATATTTAAAGTAAATAAATTTCACGTAGTAATTAATCTTGCAGCCCAAGTAGATGTAAATATGTCCTTGAAAAATCCCCGATTAGACGCTCAAGTTAATATTATGGGACTAGTAAATATGCTAGAATTATCAGCAAAATATGGAGTCAAAAAGTTTATTTTTGCATCTTCTGCAGCAGTTTATGGAGACAATGAAACACTGCCACTTACGGAAAAAAGCAAGATAAGTCCTATTTCTCCCTATGGAATAAGTAAATTAATAGGAGAGTATTACTGTATTAAATGGAATGAAATCTATGGACTTAATACTATAGCCTTTAGATTCTCTAATGTGTATGGTCCTAGGCAGGGGGTAAAGGGAGAAGCTGGAGTAGTTTCTATTTTTTTAAAGAAACTTATGAAGGGAGATAAATTAACTGTCTTTGGAGATGGAGAGCAAACTAGAGACTATATATATGTGGAAGATGTGGTTGATGGAATATATAAGAGTACTATGGTATCAAATATTAGTGGTGTATATAATTTATCTACAAATACTGAGAAGAGTTTAAATGATCTATTAGAAGTTTTAAAGAGTCTTGAATCTATAGAGGAGATCCTTTATGGAGAAAAGAGAAAGGGAGATATTCTTCATTCCAGATTAGATAATACTAGAGTAAAGAAGGATCTTAATTGGAGGAATATTTATTCATTAGAAGAAGGCCTTTCTAAAACCTATGAGTGGTATAGGCAAAACTGTAAGTTAAATCACATGGATACTAGTAAAGAAGTGAAGGGTAAAAATAAAAAAAAAAGATTTAATAGATTAATGAGGATCCTATTACCTTACGCTGAAAATATATTAATATTTATAATATTATTTTACATGTGCTTAAAAGGCATTGGGACAAGTCCCTTAAACAATGATCTATACACATTCTCAAGTATAATTTATATAGGTTTAATGGGCATATTATATGGTAAGAAGCAATCAAGTATATCCATATTCTTATCTATTATTCTATATGTGTTTGGATACTTAAGAGTAGGTGGAGATATAATAGTATTGTTTTATGAACCTAAGCATTTAATAATAATAGCCATATATGTTTTAATTGGGACCACAACAGGATATGTCCTTGATAAAAAGAATCGAGTATTGGATTTTAAAGATTTAGAAATAGAAGCTTTAAAGGAAAAATACAGCTTCTTGTATGAAATTTACGGAGAAACAAGAGAATTAAAGGATGAATTTGAAAAACAAATAATAAACTCAAAGGATAGCTTCGGGAAAATATATAGCATTGTTGAACAATTAAAATATCTACAAAAGGAAAAGGTATATAGTGGTTGTGTAGGTGTCATAGAAAGTATAATGGAAACGGATGAAGTGGGCGTATATACAGCTAGTCATAAGGGGGAATTTTTAAGATTAAAAGCTAAATCAAGAAAAAATAATTTAAAAATATCTAACTCTATAGATTTAGGTAATCTAACTGAAATTAAAAATATGATTGAAAAAAAAGAAATATTTATAAATAATAATTTAAATCCAAACCTTCCAATTATGGCAGCTCCCATTGTAAAGGACAATAGGGTATTTGGAATAATTGCAATATATAAAGTGAAATTTGAAAAATTAACCTTATATTATGAAAACCTATTTAAAATTTTGACAGGTTTAATATCTGATTCTCTTTCCATGGCATATGTTCATGAACAAAGTATCATGTCTGAAAAGTATATAGAGGATACTTTTATTTTAAAAACCAATGAATTTGAAAGTGTCTTAGAAACTATTAAACAAAAGTATGAAAAGTTTAATATGGATTATTTATTATTAAAAATTAACACTTTGGAACCTTACAAAAAAATTAGTGGAAAATTAAAGCCTATTATAAGAGCTGATGATTATATAGGCCTTGGAAAAGACAATAAACTATATTTATTACTAACCAATGCAAAAGTTAAAGATATGGATATAATAAGTCATAAGTTAAAGAGGAAAGGGATACATGTATCTTTAGTACAAGGTGGTCAGTATGTTGAATAA
- a CDS encoding tetratricopeptide repeat protein codes for MNKFIILHISISIGYLLYGLFKKERIEAINEFLLVFMIPLLGISHLILTKLIGTQIKDSTHILNSYGEYIKGKNQVFQIEGINLPKKINTISMEDALIYNTNKEKRQLLLDVLKGDYSQNISILKSALNDEDSETSHYAASALMRIKGELDKDLQLKEVQYEKNKDSIETIKEYIEIVKKYMESGLLDQFTHYKYRSIYLNLLKLILSKEQSPLYYEEKIHYEIKVGNYEEAREYCESYLNEFGLEEGPYLSYIKLYYNLGDYKKLYESINSLRNSSIRLSPKGLKILRFWMERKKYV; via the coding sequence TTGAATAAGTTTATAATTTTACATATTAGTATAAGTATAGGTTATTTGTTATATGGCCTTTTTAAAAAAGAAAGAATAGAAGCCATTAATGAATTTTTATTAGTTTTTATGATACCCCTATTAGGAATAAGCCATTTAATATTAACTAAATTAATAGGTACACAAATTAAAGATTCAACCCATATATTAAATTCCTATGGAGAATATATAAAAGGCAAAAATCAAGTTTTTCAGATAGAAGGTATAAACCTACCTAAAAAAATAAATACCATATCAATGGAAGACGCTTTAATATATAACACTAATAAGGAAAAAAGGCAATTGTTATTGGATGTTTTAAAGGGGGATTATTCTCAAAATATATCCATTTTAAAAAGTGCATTAAATGATGAAGACTCAGAAACTTCTCACTATGCTGCATCTGCATTGATGAGAATAAAGGGTGAATTAGATAAGGATTTGCAGTTGAAAGAAGTTCAGTATGAAAAAAATAAAGATTCTATAGAAACAATAAAAGAATACATTGAAATTGTGAAAAAGTATATGGAAAGCGGATTATTAGACCAATTTACACATTATAAATATAGGAGTATATATTTAAATTTACTAAAGCTTATATTATCTAAGGAACAATCCCCCCTATACTATGAAGAAAAAATTCATTATGAAATTAAAGTTGGAAATTATGAGGAAGCTAGGGAATATTGTGAAAGCTATTTAAATGAATTTGGCCTAGAGGAAGGGCCCTATTTATCATATATAAAGCTATATTATAATTTAGGAGATTATAAAAAACTATATGAGAGTATAAATTCATTAAGAAATTCATCTATTAGATTATCACCTAAAGGATTAAAAATATTGAGATTTTGGATGGAAAGGAAAAAATATGTATAA
- a CDS encoding DUF2194 domain-containing protein, with amino-acid sequence MYKKSIILILLGLIFTAGIFQITRLDIINKATKNVNVAKEIGDPIKINIPSHVNKEKFLIIYDEMESGSLKIRGHLNKILKKYMKKNIVEVSVNEHIEDFHYDTIIIALEYIDNIKNLENIMNFAQGGGTLIFMERPLDGENFNKIHESLGIVDHKGLLDIRGIKLKENILIGVKEFQSNEEFIENSSMDVILNDKSRVYATSYDDIPLLWSNNYGHGKIIVFNGTITNEKLNTGLMAGIISLSREDFIYPIINCKLVHIDDFPAPVPEGINDKIYKEYARTIPQFYREIWWGDMLKFSKKYNIKYTSYIIETYNDRVREPFSQDDPKAKNYLLIYGREVLKHGGEIGIHGYNHQSLAPEGYIKEDLGYNPWDSEETMVGAVKEVINYGHSVFPHYTFRTYVPPSNILSPEGRRAIKKGMPHLKIISGLYLKNYTGDVYEQEFEISEDGIIEFPRLTYGYTKRADELWTIYNGVSLFGVFSHFIHPDDILDTHRSDGKSWSELSKEFEEIQEEIYKKYGWLRANTTSEAGINLIKYEEADPYIKYGENEIEIYCNNFRPNMYFILRTNKAIKKFENCKVQNIDEGIYLIQLEDSKGTIYTEKKE; translated from the coding sequence ATGTATAAAAAATCTATAATATTAATATTACTTGGATTAATATTTACAGCAGGCATATTTCAAATTACTAGGTTAGATATTATAAATAAAGCAACTAAAAATGTAAATGTTGCAAAGGAAATTGGTGATCCTATAAAAATTAATATTCCTTCCCATGTGAATAAAGAAAAATTTTTAATTATATATGATGAGATGGAGTCTGGAAGTTTAAAAATAAGAGGCCATCTAAATAAAATTTTGAAGAAGTATATGAAAAAAAATATAGTAGAAGTTAGCGTAAATGAACATATAGAAGATTTCCATTATGATACTATAATCATCGCCCTTGAATATATAGATAATATAAAAAATCTTGAGAATATAATGAACTTTGCCCAAGGTGGAGGAACTCTTATTTTTATGGAAAGACCTTTGGATGGAGAAAATTTTAATAAAATACATGAATCTCTTGGAATAGTAGATCATAAGGGTCTACTAGATATTCGGGGAATAAAATTGAAAGAAAATATATTAATAGGTGTTAAAGAATTTCAAAGCAATGAAGAATTTATAGAAAATTCATCAATGGATGTAATACTAAATGATAAATCAAGAGTATATGCCACTTCCTATGATGATATCCCGTTACTTTGGAGCAATAATTATGGCCATGGAAAGATCATTGTTTTTAATGGAACAATCACTAATGAGAAACTAAATACGGGCCTAATGGCCGGTATCATAAGTTTAAGTAGGGAGGATTTTATTTATCCCATAATAAATTGCAAGTTAGTACATATAGATGATTTCCCTGCTCCTGTACCTGAAGGAATAAATGATAAAATTTATAAGGAATATGCTAGAACTATTCCACAATTTTATAGGGAAATTTGGTGGGGAGATATGCTAAAATTCTCAAAAAAATATAATATAAAATACACTTCATACATAATAGAAACCTACAATGACAGAGTACGTGAACCCTTTAGTCAGGATGATCCTAAGGCTAAAAATTATTTATTAATATATGGGAGAGAAGTATTGAAACATGGTGGAGAAATTGGAATACATGGATATAATCATCAATCATTGGCTCCAGAGGGTTATATAAAAGAAGACTTAGGATACAATCCCTGGGACAGTGAAGAAACTATGGTAGGTGCCGTAAAAGAAGTAATAAACTATGGTCATTCCGTATTCCCCCACTACACATTTAGAACTTATGTACCTCCTTCAAATATTTTAAGTCCAGAGGGAAGGCGGGCCATTAAGAAGGGAATGCCTCACTTAAAAATAATATCTGGACTATACCTAAAGAATTATACAGGAGATGTGTATGAACAGGAATTTGAAATAAGTGAAGATGGCATAATCGAGTTTCCAAGGCTAACCTATGGATATACTAAGAGGGCTGATGAATTGTGGACAATCTATAATGGAGTGAGTTTATTTGGTGTATTTTCACACTTCATACATCCTGATGATATATTAGATACCCATAGAAGTGATGGTAAAAGCTGGAGTGAACTTAGTAAAGAGTTTGAAGAAATTCAAGAAGAAATCTATAAAAAATATGGATGGCTAAGGGCAAATACCACCTCAGAAGCAGGAATAAACTTAATAAAATATGAAGAGGCAGATCCATACATTAAATATGGTGAAAATGAAATAGAAATCTATTGCAATAACTTTAGACCTAATATGTATTTTATACTTAGAACTAATAAAGCAATAAAGAAATTTGAAAATTGTAAAGTGCAAAATATTGATGAAGGTATATATCTTATACAACTAGAAGATAGCAAGGGAACCATATACACTGAAAAAAAGGAGTAA
- the pelF gene encoding GT4 family glycosyltransferase PelF, which yields MKICLIAEGSYPHVAGGVSSWTQSLIENIKEHEFIIYAIGAESKNRGVYKYKLSSNMAHIEEVFLDEILDLKGFYGKKFKITGQVKDNIKSLIVGQPVDFNILFDFFHNGKIDNLMDFFMSKDMFNIIKEAYEEEYNLIPFNNFFWAVRSMIIPLFFLIKVKVPEADIYHSVSTGYGGIIGSLANYIYNKPFILTEHGIYTREREEEIIKSNWIEGYFKDMWIKFFYNLSNCAYDKADKIISLSEKNKHIQAEIGCNMEKIYVIPNGIDVSKFSHIPGKDPKDKYINIGAVLRIVPIKDVKTMIMAFYMVKEQIDNAKFYLMGPTDEDEEYYEECRSLVENLNLGDTIFTGRINIKEYLGKMDILVLSSISESQPLAILEGFACRRPFVTTDVGSCRELIYGKDHYGQGGFVVPVMNYEKLAYEIIKLCKNKDLRGKMGANGYNRVLNLYTFNKFIESYKDIYNGFGM from the coding sequence ATGAAGATTTGTCTAATTGCAGAGGGAAGTTATCCTCATGTGGCAGGAGGGGTGTCCAGCTGGACCCAGTCTTTAATAGAAAATATAAAAGAACATGAGTTTATAATCTATGCCATTGGAGCTGAGAGTAAAAATAGGGGCGTATATAAATACAAACTATCCTCTAATATGGCCCATATTGAAGAAGTGTTTTTAGATGAGATCCTAGATTTAAAAGGATTTTATGGTAAAAAATTTAAAATAACTGGTCAAGTAAAAGACAATATAAAATCATTAATAGTAGGCCAACCAGTAGACTTTAATATACTCTTTGATTTCTTCCATAATGGGAAAATAGATAATCTAATGGATTTTTTCATGAGTAAGGACATGTTTAACATAATAAAAGAAGCTTATGAGGAAGAGTACAATCTTATACCTTTTAATAACTTCTTTTGGGCTGTTAGGTCCATGATTATTCCACTATTTTTCCTTATAAAAGTGAAGGTTCCAGAGGCTGATATTTATCATAGTGTATCAACAGGATACGGAGGAATTATAGGAAGTCTTGCAAATTATATTTATAATAAACCTTTTATATTAACTGAACATGGTATATATACTAGGGAGAGGGAAGAAGAAATAATAAAATCCAATTGGATAGAGGGATATTTTAAAGACATGTGGATTAAATTTTTCTACAATCTATCTAATTGTGCTTATGATAAGGCGGACAAGATAATATCCCTCTCTGAGAAAAATAAACATATCCAAGCTGAAATAGGCTGTAATATGGAAAAGATATATGTAATTCCAAATGGAATAGATGTGAGTAAGTTTAGTCATATACCTGGGAAGGATCCTAAAGATAAATATATAAACATTGGAGCAGTTCTTAGGATAGTACCTATAAAAGATGTGAAAACTATGATAATGGCTTTTTATATGGTAAAGGAGCAAATAGATAATGCAAAGTTTTATCTAATGGGCCCTACAGATGAAGATGAAGAATACTATGAGGAATGTAGGTCCTTAGTTGAAAATTTAAATCTAGGAGATACCATTTTCACAGGAAGAATAAATATAAAGGAATATTTAGGGAAAATGGATATACTAGTTTTAAGTAGTATAAGCGAAAGTCAACCCCTAGCCATATTAGAGGGATTCGCATGTAGAAGACCCTTCGTAACTACAGATGTGGGAAGTTGTAGGGAACTCATATACGGAAAGGACCACTATGGACAAGGAGGATTTGTGGTACCTGTAATGAATTATGAAAAATTGGCATATGAAATAATTAAACTGTGTAAGAATAAGGACTTAAGGGGAAAGATGGGAGCTAATGGATATAATCGAGTCTTAAATCTATACACATTTAATAAGTTTATTGAATCATATAAAGACATATATAATGGTTTTGGGATGTGA
- the pelG gene encoding exopolysaccharide Pel transporter PelG, whose product MAGIGFELKKLFSKEGFFNLIKAYLYSTLVTVGPFILCTSMIITIQIILKYLNMDFLEREIFLATVVYAFIFSQIITSGFSMVITRYVADRLYEKEFEEILPSLYGIISICIAIGGAIGIIFLYRSSMGWKLALASYLLYIQLIIMWLETVYLTALKDYIKIFKSYVLGVIISIVLSYWVLKTSNYKSALGLLMAMDMGIFIIITFLMAYIKSFFKSTNNTYYGFLTYMDKYPELFLVNFFYTLSLYIHNFIFWNSHMSVTIVDTYKYCPTYDVPTFYAFLSIIPAMVIFVVSVETSFYNKYREYYSLITGGGNLSEIENAKNNMERVLWEEVRNLMEVQIFFSLIGIILGNIFLPRLGLNHLSIDIFNILVLGAYGNIIFLITILLQLYFEDRIGALVVSSVFIITNTLFTLDSLKLGENFYGLGFFLSAFTSLIISLMRLAYFLDNINYYTFCSQPIIYREREGIFHKILKFFGHINEKEK is encoded by the coding sequence GTGGCTGGAATAGGTTTTGAATTAAAGAAGTTGTTTAGTAAAGAGGGTTTTTTTAACCTAATTAAAGCATACTTATATTCTACTTTAGTAACAGTAGGTCCTTTCATATTATGTACCTCCATGATTATAACAATACAAATTATACTTAAATACTTGAATATGGATTTTTTAGAGAGAGAAATTTTTTTGGCAACGGTAGTTTATGCATTTATATTTTCTCAAATTATTACTAGTGGTTTTTCCATGGTAATAACTAGATATGTGGCAGACAGACTATATGAAAAAGAATTTGAAGAAATATTGCCATCTTTATATGGAATAATAAGTATATGTATAGCTATAGGAGGCGCAATAGGTATTATCTTTTTATATAGATCTTCTATGGGTTGGAAACTTGCCTTAGCATCCTATCTATTATATATTCAATTAATTATAATGTGGCTTGAAACAGTGTACTTAACTGCGTTGAAAGATTATATAAAAATATTTAAATCATATGTTTTAGGTGTAATAATTAGTATTGTACTCTCTTATTGGGTACTTAAAACATCTAATTATAAGTCGGCTCTAGGTCTTTTAATGGCCATGGATATGGGAATATTTATAATAATAACTTTTTTAATGGCATATATTAAAAGCTTTTTTAAAAGTACCAATAATACATACTATGGGTTTTTAACATACATGGATAAATATCCAGAGCTCTTCCTTGTAAACTTTTTTTATACTCTATCCTTATACATACATAATTTCATATTTTGGAATAGTCATATGTCTGTGACTATTGTAGACACATACAAATATTGTCCAACCTATGATGTACCAACTTTTTATGCCTTTTTATCAATAATTCCTGCCATGGTCATATTTGTAGTATCTGTTGAAACTTCCTTTTATAACAAGTATAGAGAGTATTATTCTTTAATAACTGGAGGAGGAAATTTATCTGAAATAGAAAATGCGAAAAATAACATGGAGAGGGTTCTTTGGGAAGAAGTTAGAAATCTCATGGAGGTTCAGATTTTCTTTTCACTAATTGGAATTATACTGGGAAATATATTTTTACCTAGATTAGGATTAAATCATTTATCCATAGATATATTTAATATATTAGTTTTAGGAGCCTATGGAAATATAATATTCCTAATTACAATCTTACTACAATTATACTTTGAAGATAGAATAGGGGCCCTTGTAGTTTCCTCTGTTTTTATTATAACTAATACCTTATTTACATTAGATTCTCTTAAACTAGGTGAAAACTTTTACGGATTAGGATTTTTCCTATCGGCTTTTACAAGTTTAATAATAAGCTTAATGAGACTTGCATATTTTTTAGACAATATAAATTATTATACTTTTTGTTCCCAGCCAATCATATATAGGGAGAGAGAAGGTATATTTCATAAAATACTCAAATTTTTTGGACATATAAATGAAAAAGAGAAGTAG
- a CDS encoding YjiH family protein encodes MDKLITNHQSSNNLLKFIIPSLMGILLFMTPISYNGNITIPIAILSGLVQNTLGSLLPGITATLIVLTFIGTMGAKILKPKAVENNEFLNTLFNVSPLWFSSRILGAVFALCTLFQIGPEWIWSGDTGGLLLNDLLPVLFAVFLFAGLFLPLLLNFGLLEFFGSLLTKIMRPIFTLPGRSSIDCIASWLGDGTVGVLLTSKQYEEGYYTQREAAVIGTTFSAVSITFSLVVIAQVNLQHLFVPYYLTILLAGVTAAIIVPRIPPLSKKPDTYFGGIKKDDTELIPKGYTTFTWGFKKATERASKNVDPTEFFKSGMKNVLDLWLGVTPVVMAMGTLALIFATYTPLFTWLGLPFIPLLKLLQVPEAAAASETLVVGFADMFLPSVIATSIKSDMTRFIVACVSVTQLIYMSEVGGLLLGSKIPVSVKDLIIIFIERTLITLPVIVFMAHIIF; translated from the coding sequence ATGGACAAATTAATAACTAATCATCAATCCTCCAATAATTTATTAAAATTTATAATACCGTCTTTAATGGGAATACTACTTTTTATGACTCCTATTTCATATAATGGAAATATTACAATTCCTATAGCCATATTATCTGGACTTGTACAAAATACATTAGGATCATTATTACCAGGAATAACTGCTACCTTAATAGTTCTTACATTCATTGGTACTATGGGAGCCAAAATATTAAAACCAAAAGCTGTAGAGAATAATGAATTTTTAAACACATTGTTTAATGTGTCTCCCCTATGGTTTAGTTCAAGAATATTAGGTGCAGTATTTGCCCTATGTACTTTATTCCAAATAGGTCCAGAATGGATCTGGTCAGGAGATACGGGAGGACTTTTATTAAATGATTTATTACCTGTATTATTTGCCGTATTCTTATTTGCAGGTTTATTTTTACCCTTATTATTAAATTTCGGGTTACTTGAATTTTTCGGATCATTATTAACTAAAATAATGCGTCCCATATTTACATTACCAGGACGTTCATCAATAGATTGTATTGCATCATGGCTTGGAGATGGAACTGTAGGTGTACTTCTTACAAGTAAGCAATATGAAGAGGGTTACTATACTCAAAGGGAAGCAGCTGTTATAGGAACTACATTTTCTGCCGTTTCCATAACCTTTAGTTTAGTAGTTATTGCTCAAGTAAATCTTCAACATTTATTTGTACCATATTACTTAACCATATTATTAGCAGGTGTAACTGCTGCAATAATTGTACCACGTATACCACCACTATCTAAAAAGCCAGATACTTACTTTGGTGGTATAAAGAAGGATGATACAGAATTAATTCCAAAGGGGTATACGACTTTTACTTGGGGCTTTAAAAAAGCTACAGAAAGGGCTTCTAAGAATGTTGATCCAACAGAATTCTTCAAATCTGGAATGAAAAATGTATTAGATTTGTGGTTAGGAGTAACACCGGTAGTTATGGCTATGGGTACATTGGCCCTTATATTCGCCACATATACACCTTTATTTACTTGGTTAGGACTTCCATTTATTCCTCTACTAAAGTTACTTCAAGTACCAGAAGCTGCTGCAGCATCGGAAACTCTAGTAGTTGGTTTTGCAGATATGTTCTTACCATCAGTTATAGCTACTAGTATAAAAAGTGATATGACAAGATTTATAGTTGCATGTGTATCTGTTACACAATTAATATATATGTCTGAAGTGGGTGGTCTTTTATTAGGATCAAAGATTCCAGTTTCAGTGAAGGATTTAATTATAATATTCATAGAGCGTACTCTTATTACGCTACCTGTTATTGTTTTCATGGCTCATATCATCTTTTAG